Proteins encoded within one genomic window of Granulicella pectinivorans:
- a CDS encoding CvpA family protein, translated as MQLPAPQTFNAFDWLLVIVLVWSTVAALLRGIIRVLFSFAGLIAGILLAGWFYGNLALWMHPWITSRTADDMIAFGLIVVASMVVFHLAGVIARRGARMVGLGLPDRLLGGLFGFARGCLLGVAVMMAVSAFVPGTTLVAKSRLTPYFLDGAHAVSFVVPHDLQEKILRGAEELKHNAPHWIKQPQTSHNRISHRINPHPES; from the coding sequence ATGCAACTGCCTGCTCCACAGACCTTCAATGCCTTCGACTGGCTGCTGGTGATTGTGCTGGTGTGGTCGACGGTGGCGGCGCTGCTGCGTGGGATTATCCGCGTGCTTTTTTCGTTTGCGGGGCTGATTGCCGGGATTCTGCTCGCCGGGTGGTTCTATGGGAACCTGGCGCTCTGGATGCATCCGTGGATTACGTCCAGGACGGCGGACGACATGATCGCGTTTGGGCTGATCGTGGTGGCGAGCATGGTGGTGTTCCATCTTGCGGGGGTGATTGCACGGCGAGGGGCGCGCATGGTGGGTCTGGGTCTGCCGGACAGGCTGCTGGGAGGGCTGTTCGGGTTCGCCCGGGGGTGCCTGCTGGGAGTCGCGGTGATGATGGCGGTGAGCGCCTTTGTACCGGGAACGACACTCGTGGCAAAAAGTAGGCTAACTCCCTATTTCCTAGATGGCGCACATGCGGTATCCTTCGTGGTACCGCACGACCTGCAAGAAAAGATCCTGCGAGGCGCCGAAGAGCTCAAGCACAACGCACCCCATTGGATCAAACAGCCCCAGACGTCGCACAATAGAATCTCGCATCGAATAAATCCGCACCCCGAGTCGTAG
- a CDS encoding phosphoribosylaminoimidazolesuccinocarboxamide synthase, which produces MADALLTTDLSPLPLIARGKVRDIYALGPEPTSDLLFIATDRLSAFDHVLATGIPGKGRILTQISDFWFEFLADTVANHLQPHPSVETLARLKPFEEQVAERSMIVRRAEMFPVECVVRAYISGSGWKDYQTTGGICGIPLPKGLKESDRLPEPIFTPAAKINTGGHDENISYDAVVRAVGPEIAGKLRDLTLAIFRKASAHAASKGLILADTKFEFGLIDGQIALCDEVLTPDSSRFWPADQYAPGGPQPSFDKQYVRDYLESIHWNKQAPAPALPPLVVERTLAKYMEAFHLLTGRAEL; this is translated from the coding sequence ATGGCTGACGCTCTGCTTACGACCGACCTCTCCCCGCTTCCTTTGATTGCACGTGGCAAGGTGCGCGATATCTACGCGCTTGGCCCTGAACCTACGTCCGACCTGCTGTTTATTGCGACCGACCGGCTCTCGGCGTTCGATCATGTGCTGGCTACCGGGATTCCGGGGAAGGGACGGATTCTTACGCAGATCTCGGACTTCTGGTTCGAGTTTCTGGCGGATACGGTGGCGAATCATCTGCAGCCTCATCCTTCGGTGGAGACGCTGGCTCGTTTGAAGCCGTTTGAGGAGCAGGTGGCGGAGCGTTCGATGATCGTGCGGCGGGCGGAGATGTTCCCTGTCGAGTGCGTGGTGCGGGCTTATATCTCGGGGTCGGGGTGGAAGGATTACCAGACGACCGGGGGGATCTGCGGGATTCCGCTGCCGAAGGGGTTGAAGGAGTCGGACCGGCTGCCGGAGCCGATCTTTACGCCGGCGGCGAAGATCAATACGGGCGGGCATGACGAGAACATCTCGTATGACGCGGTTGTGCGTGCGGTGGGCCCTGAGATCGCGGGCAAGCTGCGGGACCTGACCCTCGCCATCTTCAGGAAGGCGAGCGCGCATGCGGCGTCGAAGGGCCTGATTCTGGCCGACACCAAGTTCGAGTTTGGCCTGATCGATGGCCAGATCGCGCTGTGCGACGAGGTGCTGACGCCGGATTCGAGCCGGTTCTGGCCGGCGGATCAGTATGCTCCGGGCGGGCCGCAGCCCTCGTTCGACAAGCAGTATGTGCGGGATTACCTGGAGTCGATTCACTGGAACAAGCAGGCTCCGGCGCCGGCGCTGCCACCGCTGGTGGTGGAACGGACGCTGGCGAAGTACATGGAGGCTTTTCACCTGCTGACAGGCCGGGCGGAGCTGTAA